The following proteins come from a genomic window of Bradyrhizobium paxllaeri:
- a CDS encoding LLM class flavin-dependent oxidoreductase, translating to MRESILRAARQGVGALAFGFVEASQAKVWRDDYYQIIKSDECVPIGHSVNANIAVLNGMMVNENAEEAMRRGLDGFKFFGYSIAHYAVYGEHRPGRTNLWRHFQMIKDEMKQKPGSGSIGQPRSVRKHLMRYADVGIDQMIFIQQCGMNKHEHICEALELFAK from the coding sequence TTGCGCGAAAGTATTTTGCGTGCCGCGCGTCAAGGGGTAGGGGCGCTGGCTTTTGGATTTGTGGAGGCGTCGCAAGCGAAAGTTTGGCGCGACGACTACTATCAGATAATCAAGTCCGATGAGTGCGTGCCCATTGGGCATTCGGTAAACGCCAATATCGCCGTTCTCAACGGTATGATGGTTAATGAGAACGCCGAAGAAGCTATGCGTCGAGGACTCGATGGTTTCAAGTTCTTCGGCTATTCGATCGCGCATTATGCGGTGTATGGCGAACACCGTCCGGGGCGCACGAATTTGTGGCGGCACTTCCAAATGATCAAAGACGAGATGAAGCAGAAGCCAGGCTCAGGCAGCATCGGACAGCCTAGGAGCGTTCGCAAGCATCTTATGAGGTATGCTGATGTCGGTATCGACCAGATGATCTTTATCCAGCAGTGCGGAATGAATAAGCACGAGCATATCTGTGAGGCACTCGAGCTTTTCGCCAAATGA
- a CDS encoding response regulator, protein MRTLLVDHDEHLARAMQGALSDCGFAVDVASTLDEAATALDYAKYDILLLELALPDGSGLDWLKRLRRDGHFMPAMVMSSRNDLGRRIAIFNGGADDFLPKPVSTDELIARMRAILRRSTQMTAPVVVFGNLKFDPIARQVSVGGRPLKIARREVCILEHLLSRAGRAVSRASLEDSLYAFDNEVSTNALEVAIYRLRGHLNQSGATLRITTARGVGYILELNSAASAA, encoded by the coding sequence ATGCGAACACTACTGGTTGATCATGATGAGCACCTTGCGCGCGCTATGCAAGGTGCGCTTTCGGATTGCGGTTTCGCGGTTGATGTGGCGAGCACTCTGGATGAGGCGGCGACCGCTCTGGATTACGCCAAGTACGACATTCTCCTGCTCGAGTTGGCTCTACCGGATGGAAGCGGCCTGGACTGGCTGAAGCGGTTGAGACGCGACGGACATTTTATGCCTGCCATGGTGATGAGCAGCCGCAATGATCTCGGTAGGCGGATCGCCATTTTCAATGGTGGTGCAGACGATTTTCTGCCCAAGCCCGTGTCTACTGATGAACTCATCGCTCGGATGCGAGCCATTCTGAGGCGATCAACGCAAATGACAGCCCCCGTCGTTGTGTTTGGTAATCTAAAATTCGATCCGATCGCCCGGCAAGTTTCAGTTGGTGGTCGGCCGCTAAAGATTGCACGCCGCGAAGTGTGCATTCTTGAGCATCTGCTTAGCCGCGCAGGCCGCGCAGTGTCACGCGCGTCGCTGGAGGATAGCCTCTATGCGTTTGACAACGAGGTCTCTACCAATGCGCTTGAAGTCGCAATCTATCGCTTGCGCGGTCATTTGAATCAGTCTGGTGCAACGCTACGGATCACGACCGCACGCGGCGTCGGCTATATCCTTGAATTGAATAGCGCGGCATCGGCCGCCTAG
- a CDS encoding type II and III secretion system protein family protein, whose amino-acid sequence MVASAIWSVVCPSLSHLLCAVALLSPPTAAAQTTRDAGGRPPRAPSSSINGTVDLSSSLGKTIHLPGPAASIFVADPTIADYQAPSNTTIFVFGKKSGRTSLFALNDNGEALAELRVVVTQPIEDLRAMLKAQVGDYPIQVSYTPRGAILNGTAPNADVVATAVKVTEQFLGPGALVVNKIQVAGSLQVNLSVRVAEVSRSAIKELGINLSALGQNGTFFFSSGKGAGSGTASGGGKAGIGFSAGSINVGAVLDALASEHLASVLAEPNLTAMSGESASFLAGGEFPIPVMQDNRQVSIQFRHFGVSLDFVPTVLSNNQINVRVKPEVSEISKEGEVKVNGMAVPALSTRRAETVIELGSGQSFAIGGLIRRNFSTDISTFPWLGDVPILGALFRSSSFQKQETELVIIVTPYIVRPASNPNRMNAPADRIGPPSDMGRTLTNTLASPPRGRDAPRTSIPGATGGAGFIIE is encoded by the coding sequence ATCGTCGCTAGCGCTATCTGGTCTGTCGTTTGTCCTTCTCTTTCCCACCTCCTGTGCGCGGTCGCTTTGCTATCACCACCAACTGCCGCAGCTCAGACAACGCGAGACGCTGGAGGGAGGCCGCCGCGCGCGCCCTCCAGCAGCATCAATGGGACGGTGGACCTTTCCTCCTCGCTCGGTAAGACAATTCATCTGCCCGGGCCGGCGGCGAGCATCTTTGTTGCCGACCCGACGATCGCGGATTATCAAGCGCCATCGAACACGACCATCTTCGTCTTTGGCAAGAAGTCCGGACGGACCAGCCTGTTCGCTTTGAACGACAATGGGGAAGCTCTCGCCGAGTTGCGTGTTGTCGTGACGCAACCGATCGAGGATCTGCGTGCCATGCTGAAGGCCCAGGTCGGCGACTATCCGATCCAAGTCAGCTATACCCCCCGCGGCGCGATCCTTAACGGCACGGCTCCCAATGCCGATGTCGTTGCCACTGCCGTGAAGGTCACAGAGCAGTTTCTCGGTCCGGGTGCGCTTGTCGTCAATAAAATTCAGGTCGCCGGGTCATTACAGGTCAATCTGAGCGTTCGCGTAGCGGAGGTCTCACGCAGTGCCATCAAGGAGCTCGGCATCAACCTCTCCGCTTTGGGGCAGAATGGCACTTTTTTCTTTAGCAGCGGAAAAGGTGCTGGTTCCGGCACGGCTAGCGGAGGCGGCAAGGCAGGTATCGGCTTCAGCGCCGGTAGTATCAACGTCGGCGCTGTTCTCGACGCGCTCGCCAGCGAGCACCTCGCTTCGGTGCTGGCTGAGCCGAACCTCACCGCAATGTCCGGTGAGTCCGCAAGCTTCCTGGCGGGCGGCGAATTTCCAATTCCCGTCATGCAGGACAACCGACAGGTTTCGATCCAATTTCGTCACTTCGGAGTGAGCCTCGATTTCGTCCCGACCGTTCTTAGCAACAATCAAATCAATGTCCGCGTCAAACCTGAGGTCAGCGAGATTTCAAAAGAAGGTGAGGTCAAGGTGAACGGTATGGCCGTGCCTGCCCTCTCTACAAGGCGTGCGGAGACCGTTATCGAGCTTGGGAGCGGACAAAGCTTTGCAATAGGCGGGCTAATCAGGCGTAACTTCAGCACGGATATCAGTACTTTTCCTTGGTTAGGCGACGTGCCCATTCTCGGTGCACTGTTTCGCTCTTCGTCCTTTCAAAAGCAGGAGACGGAGCTTGTTATTATTGTCACGCCTTACATCGTGCGGCCAGCATCGAATCCGAACCGGATGAATGCCCCTGCCGACCGCATCGGACCGCCCTCAGATATGGGGCGCACGTTGACGAACACGTTGGCAAGCCCGCCGCGAGGCCGCGACGCTCCGCGCACGAGTATACCAGGCGCGACAGGCGGCGCGGGCTTTATTATCGAATGA
- a CDS encoding CpaD family pilus assembly lipoprotein, protein MTLRALPQLFVLMASLGGCTSTALIGPAEQATMVQQQNSVLVLQSLRGFERYRLRDFIAGASRGRFDALHLSITGSPRLAAQVAGEARAMGVALHNVRLFGPRIDRPVGFAVQIEAIVYEARPPVCPSLSIIGPSVNDNSFDQTLGCSNRNNLAVMVNDPVDLLDNRAVMATKGDRAAIPVAAYGSMGRRNKSDLEGGIGNRSLPEPGSTVTRDIQSPQ, encoded by the coding sequence ATGACTTTACGAGCCCTGCCCCAACTGTTCGTTCTGATGGCGAGCCTAGGCGGCTGCACAAGCACTGCTCTGATCGGGCCGGCTGAACAAGCAACCATGGTGCAGCAGCAGAACAGTGTGTTGGTGCTGCAGAGCCTTCGCGGCTTCGAGCGGTATCGACTGAGGGATTTCATAGCCGGCGCCAGTCGCGGTCGGTTTGATGCGCTCCATCTCAGTATCACCGGCTCGCCCCGGCTCGCCGCGCAGGTCGCCGGCGAGGCCCGCGCAATGGGCGTTGCCCTTCACAACGTACGCCTGTTCGGCCCTCGCATCGACCGGCCTGTCGGCTTCGCGGTGCAAATCGAGGCCATTGTCTATGAAGCACGTCCTCCCGTCTGTCCGTCCCTTTCGATCATTGGTCCTTCAGTTAACGATAATTCCTTTGACCAGACGTTAGGCTGCTCAAATCGCAACAATCTCGCAGTCATGGTCAACGATCCAGTCGACCTATTGGACAATAGAGCTGTCATGGCAACAAAAGGCGATCGTGCCGCCATTCCTGTTGCCGCATACGGGTCCATGGGGCGGCGCAACAAGAGCGACTTGGAAGGTGGAATTGGCAACAGGTCCTTGCCAGAACCCGGGTCAACGGTGACGAGGGATATACAGTCGCCTCAATAG
- a CDS encoding EscU/YscU/HrcU family type III secretion system export apparatus switch protein → MSGSSEEKKLPPTPKKLKDARKKGQTPRSTDLVSAVSVCAGFGCLWLRAGLIETKWYETVRLIDKLQEQPFTSAVQQAVGGLIELFLAAVGPFLGAGVAAGILAGVLANGGLNVSFESLKPKFEKLDPMKGLKRIASKRSLIELSKSLLKVCVLGASLLLPVIASWKALVYLPTCGMGCLSFVFTEIKLLTEIAAGAFLIAGLADLLIQRWLFLQDMRMTETEAKRESKEQQGNPQVKREHRRLRQETANEPPLGVHRATLIVTGETILIGLRYIRGETGVPIVVCRGEGELASRLLAEAQSLRLSIVRDSVLARQLIRNAMLGNAVPGKCFEGVARALYSAGLV, encoded by the coding sequence ATGAGTGGCTCGAGCGAAGAGAAGAAGCTCCCTCCCACTCCCAAGAAGCTAAAAGATGCGCGCAAGAAAGGGCAGACTCCGCGCAGCACCGATTTGGTCAGCGCAGTCAGTGTTTGCGCCGGTTTCGGCTGCCTCTGGTTAAGAGCGGGCCTCATAGAGACCAAGTGGTATGAAACAGTACGGCTAATCGACAAACTGCAGGAGCAGCCGTTCACAAGCGCGGTCCAGCAGGCGGTGGGCGGCTTGATCGAACTGTTTCTTGCGGCCGTTGGTCCATTTCTCGGGGCCGGTGTTGCCGCTGGTATTCTAGCCGGGGTCCTGGCCAATGGTGGATTAAACGTCTCTTTCGAGTCCTTAAAGCCGAAATTCGAGAAATTGGACCCAATGAAGGGGCTCAAGCGGATTGCGTCTAAGCGGTCGCTCATTGAACTCTCGAAGTCGCTTCTTAAAGTGTGCGTTCTCGGCGCAAGCTTGCTGCTCCCGGTTATCGCAAGTTGGAAGGCGCTGGTATACTTGCCAACCTGCGGTATGGGGTGTCTCAGCTTCGTCTTCACTGAGATCAAATTGCTGACCGAAATTGCTGCCGGTGCTTTTTTGATCGCCGGATTGGCCGATCTTCTTATCCAGCGCTGGTTGTTTTTACAGGACATGCGCATGACCGAGACGGAGGCCAAGCGCGAGTCCAAAGAACAGCAGGGCAATCCGCAGGTCAAACGAGAACACCGTCGCCTTCGACAGGAGACGGCGAACGAACCTCCGCTTGGTGTGCATCGCGCTACCTTGATCGTGACAGGAGAAACGATCTTGATTGGGCTTCGCTACATTCGTGGCGAGACCGGCGTGCCGATCGTGGTTTGCCGTGGTGAGGGCGAACTTGCCTCACGACTGCTTGCTGAGGCGCAGTCGCTGCGCCTCAGCATTGTTCGGGACTCGGTCCTGGCGCGTCAGCTCATCCGGAATGCCATGCTGGGCAACGCCGTTCCTGGGAAGTGCTTTGAAGGGGTTGCGCGAGCGCTCTATTCCGCCGGGCTGGTCTAG
- the sctT gene encoding type III secretion system export apparatus subunit SctT gives MNVPSLTETQTLIQEAIELVLAAGLAAARALGIMLVLPVFTLPRISGLIRGCVTFAMGLPCLLQIRHGLQSLDQGSRLISVTLLGLKEVFVGLLIGFLLSIPLWSIQAVGEIIDTQRGITNPVASDDPATRGQASATAVLLGTTAIAIFVLAGGLENMIRGLYGSYLIWPVYRLMPSLTVQGAMAFLGLLGHIMYTALLVSGPVLAFLLLLDVSVMILGRFAPQLKLNDVSPTMKNLAYGIIMVSYATFLVEYMGSEISQSNTVLELFKNLLK, from the coding sequence ATGAACGTCCCCTCACTCACCGAAACGCAAACTCTGATCCAGGAGGCGATCGAACTCGTGCTTGCAGCCGGGCTCGCGGCAGCCCGCGCCCTTGGCATTATGTTGGTCCTTCCCGTATTTACGCTGCCGCGCATTAGCGGGCTGATCCGCGGCTGCGTGACCTTTGCGATGGGACTGCCATGCCTGTTGCAGATCAGGCACGGCTTGCAGTCGTTGGATCAGGGCTCACGACTGATCAGTGTCACTCTGCTCGGTTTGAAGGAGGTGTTCGTCGGCCTGCTCATCGGCTTTTTGCTCAGTATTCCGTTGTGGAGCATCCAGGCAGTGGGTGAGATCATCGATACCCAACGGGGGATTACGAATCCTGTTGCTTCCGATGATCCAGCCACGCGTGGCCAGGCTTCGGCGACGGCGGTTTTACTCGGTACCACTGCGATTGCAATTTTCGTCCTAGCCGGGGGATTGGAGAATATGATTAGGGGCCTTTATGGCAGCTATTTGATCTGGCCCGTGTATCGACTGATGCCTAGCTTGACCGTGCAAGGCGCGATGGCATTTCTGGGGCTTCTCGGCCACATCATGTATACGGCGCTACTGGTCTCTGGCCCGGTGTTGGCATTCCTGCTGCTACTCGATGTGTCGGTCATGATACTCGGGCGGTTTGCGCCGCAACTCAAACTGAACGATGTCTCTCCCACCATGAAGAATCTGGCGTATGGGATAATCATGGTAAGTTACGCCACCTTCCTCGTCGAATATATGGGATCGGAAATCAGTCAGTCCAACACCGTGCTCGAGTTGTTCAAGAACCTCCTTAAATGA
- a CDS encoding EscS/YscS/HrcS family type III secretion system export apparatus protein, with the protein MDEASILTHMSRSLVLFMIWVLPTLIAAVVVGLVVGIIQAATQLQDQTLPLTVKLLVVVAVIALFSPVLSAALIKEAEQVFTDFPALTASISRR; encoded by the coding sequence ATGGATGAGGCGAGCATTCTCACTCATATGAGCCGGTCACTTGTGCTCTTCATGATCTGGGTTCTGCCTACGCTTATCGCGGCGGTCGTTGTCGGCTTGGTCGTTGGCATCATCCAAGCGGCAACGCAGCTTCAGGATCAAACGTTGCCACTGACTGTGAAGCTTCTGGTCGTTGTCGCGGTGATCGCTTTGTTCTCTCCAGTGCTAAGCGCCGCGCTGATCAAGGAAGCAGAGCAGGTATTTACCGACTTTCCCGCACTCACAGCAAGTATTAGTCGACGTTAG
- the sctR gene encoding type III secretion system export apparatus subunit SctR, producing the protein MTDIQPGILGLLALTAGLGLLAFLVVTSTAFIKVSVVLFLVRNALGTQSIPPNLVLYGAALILTVFISAPVIEQTYNRLSAPQLRYQTVDDWLSAAKEAQEPLRGHLKKFTADEQRRFFLASTEQVWPEEMRGNVSADDLVILVPSFLISELKRGFEIGFLLYLPFITIDLIVTTILMAMGMSMVSPTVISVPFKLFLFVSIDGWSRLMHGLVLSYTTPGG; encoded by the coding sequence ATGACTGACATTCAACCGGGAATTCTTGGTCTTCTTGCGCTCACAGCCGGCCTTGGCCTGCTGGCGTTTCTAGTCGTAACAAGCACAGCGTTCATAAAAGTATCCGTCGTGCTCTTCCTCGTTCGCAACGCGCTCGGGACTCAATCTATCCCACCGAACCTCGTTCTATACGGGGCGGCGCTGATCCTGACAGTTTTCATTAGCGCGCCAGTGATTGAACAGACCTATAATCGCCTTTCTGCGCCACAACTCCGCTACCAAACGGTCGACGATTGGTTGAGCGCCGCAAAGGAGGCGCAGGAGCCGCTGCGCGGGCATCTGAAGAAGTTCACCGCTGACGAGCAGCGCCGTTTCTTCTTGGCTTCAACCGAACAGGTCTGGCCCGAGGAAATGCGCGGCAACGTGAGCGCCGATGACCTGGTCATTCTGGTGCCATCGTTTCTGATTTCGGAACTCAAGCGTGGATTCGAAATTGGTTTTCTTCTCTATCTGCCCTTTATCACCATCGATCTAATTGTAACGACCATCTTGATGGCCATGGGTATGTCGATGGTTTCGCCAACGGTGATATCCGTGCCTTTTAAGCTGTTCCTATTCGTCTCAATCGACGGCTGGTCGCGGCTCATGCATGGGCTGGTGCTCAGCTACACAACACCGGGGGGCTGA
- the sctQ gene encoding type III secretion system cytoplasmic ring protein SctQ has protein sequence MATGEQSGFKPALTVSPAVVSWLNEIAAARKPLQSRLSDKPLSVRMERLVWEPEPCAVSMLDCVWAIGHETIVLSLARPVVEGLIATVQSGLGLPAEPTRSLLVEFALDPLLNQLEGLTQQKLQLICLSEATARGPYLELEITYGPFKGKARLFLFSSLDGSVPPAFRALGGLLRQLPREDRQLPSELPVIVKGEIGSLRATVALLRKANAGDALLPDVIPFARGQAILNTGTLWAPAHVAEDRLIVRGAFRLQPHPLECAHMMTQSEKAWPPSEGDLDNIEITLAFECGRWTVALGALRNISEGHVFELGRPLDAPVDILANGRRIGRGDIVSIGGDLGVRLRGRLAVND, from the coding sequence ATGGCTACGGGTGAACAATCGGGATTTAAACCGGCGCTAACCGTGTCCCCTGCGGTCGTCTCTTGGCTCAACGAGATCGCAGCTGCCCGCAAGCCTCTGCAAAGCCGTCTAAGTGATAAGCCGCTATCTGTGCGGATGGAACGGCTTGTCTGGGAGCCGGAGCCGTGTGCGGTATCGATGCTCGACTGCGTTTGGGCCATTGGACATGAAACAATCGTCTTGTCCTTGGCCCGTCCGGTTGTAGAAGGGCTGATCGCGACGGTACAAAGCGGGCTTGGCCTACCTGCCGAGCCCACTCGTTCGCTCCTCGTCGAATTTGCACTCGATCCGTTGCTCAATCAACTAGAGGGTCTGACGCAACAGAAGTTGCAGCTGATCTGTTTGAGCGAAGCGACGGCTCGAGGTCCTTATCTGGAGCTCGAAATCACCTACGGCCCATTCAAGGGCAAGGCGCGCCTGTTCCTGTTCTCTTCTCTCGATGGTTCAGTGCCGCCCGCGTTTCGGGCGTTAGGCGGACTGCTCAGGCAGCTGCCGCGAGAGGATCGCCAGCTTCCCTCAGAATTGCCTGTCATCGTCAAGGGAGAGATCGGCTCGCTCCGTGCGACAGTCGCGTTGCTACGGAAAGCAAATGCCGGAGACGCTCTATTGCCGGACGTAATACCCTTCGCCCGTGGCCAAGCCATCCTCAACACGGGAACCTTATGGGCTCCGGCACACGTTGCAGAGGATCGCTTGATCGTACGGGGGGCATTCCGCCTCCAACCACATCCCCTGGAGTGTGCACATATGATGACCCAATCCGAAAAAGCCTGGCCGCCCTCTGAAGGTGATCTCGACAACATCGAGATTACTCTTGCTTTCGAATGCGGCCGCTGGACTGTCGCACTCGGAGCCTTGAGGAATATCAGCGAGGGACATGTGTTCGAACTTGGCCGGCCGCTCGACGCACCGGTTGATATCCTTGCTAACGGCCGCCGCATAGGCCGCGGGGACATCGTAAGCATCGGCGGGGACCTCGGCGTCAGGTTGCGGGGCAGGTTGGCCGTCAATGACTGA
- a CDS encoding YscO family type III secretion system apparatus protein has protein sequence MDVTSDRVNRVHASKLRLVKDMRQRSALREVSNLEDERRTALQAVEQAVRDLATAEKSQAALEAELYRELASSDSLSVEELDRRCHIVIGRLKAGIAGARRTLEEARAAQERAETAVFEARTTLTKCSAASHKWQQIEGDVQRASDAHSEMKAEIEADDEVLLWYGSGSRTHTASD, from the coding sequence ATGGATGTCACGTCTGACCGCGTGAATCGTGTCCATGCCTCGAAATTGCGGCTAGTGAAGGATATGAGACAGCGGAGCGCCCTTCGTGAGGTGTCCAACTTGGAGGACGAGCGCCGCACCGCGCTTCAAGCGGTGGAACAAGCTGTCCGGGATCTTGCAACGGCCGAAAAAAGCCAAGCGGCGCTCGAAGCGGAGCTTTACCGAGAACTGGCATCTTCTGATTCGCTATCTGTCGAAGAGCTCGATCGTCGCTGTCACATCGTCATTGGACGGCTCAAAGCTGGGATCGCAGGAGCACGCCGAACGCTTGAGGAAGCGCGCGCCGCTCAAGAGCGGGCCGAGACGGCGGTCTTCGAGGCGAGGACTACTTTGACCAAGTGCTCAGCTGCGAGTCACAAATGGCAGCAGATTGAAGGCGACGTTCAGCGCGCGAGTGATGCCCATTCAGAGATGAAAGCCGAGATAGAGGCCGATGATGAGGTTTTGCTTTGGTATGGCAGTGGTTCGCGTACTCACACGGCTAGCGACTGA
- the sctN gene encoding type III secretion system ATPase SctN → MTTSATHAAGERNLHAALSSLKSTAKHIDTRAVRGRITRAVGTLLHAVLPEARIGELCLLQDPRTGWSLEAEVIGLSQDGVLLTPIGDMAGLSSRAEVVATGRMHEVPVGPDLLGRVIDSFGRPIDGKGPINAAQTRPLRGKAPNPMTRRGIERTFPLGVRVLDGLLTCGEGQRIGIYGDPGCGKSTLLSQIVKGAAADATIVALIGERGREVREFIEQHLGEAALRRTVVVVETSDRSAMERAQCAHMATALAEYFRDEGLRVVLMMDSLTRFSRAMREIGLAAGEPPTRRGFPPSVFAMLPGLLERAGMGERGSITAFYTVLVEGDGSGDPIAEESRGILDGHVVLSRLLAAREHFPAIDVLSSRSRVMNAVVSVSHRKAASFFRDLLSRYAEAEFLVKVGEYKQGSDPLTDRAINSIEELRKFLRQGGDEASSFEETVTWMSRLTA, encoded by the coding sequence GTGACCACATCAGCAACCCATGCGGCGGGAGAGAGGAATCTGCACGCCGCGCTATCGTCTCTGAAATCTACAGCAAAGCATATCGACACGCGTGCTGTACGAGGGCGGATCACACGGGCGGTCGGCACCTTGCTCCATGCCGTCTTGCCAGAGGCGCGTATAGGGGAGCTTTGCCTGTTGCAGGATCCCCGCACCGGATGGTCTCTCGAGGCCGAGGTCATCGGCCTGTCGCAAGATGGGGTATTGCTCACTCCTATTGGTGATATGGCGGGCTTATCCAGCCGAGCAGAAGTGGTCGCGACCGGACGAATGCATGAAGTCCCGGTCGGCCCCGATTTGCTTGGCCGGGTGATCGACAGCTTCGGCCGGCCAATCGACGGAAAGGGTCCAATCAACGCCGCTCAAACTCGTCCGCTGCGCGGAAAGGCTCCCAACCCAATGACAAGGCGCGGTATCGAGCGAACATTCCCACTCGGTGTCCGTGTCTTGGATGGGCTTCTGACATGTGGCGAGGGGCAGCGGATCGGCATCTATGGAGACCCAGGGTGCGGTAAGTCGACGCTCCTGTCGCAGATTGTAAAAGGCGCGGCTGCCGACGCCACTATAGTCGCGTTGATCGGTGAGCGCGGTCGTGAAGTGCGGGAATTCATCGAGCAGCACCTTGGTGAGGCAGCGCTTCGCCGCACCGTCGTGGTCGTTGAGACCTCCGACCGCTCGGCAATGGAACGAGCGCAATGCGCTCACATGGCAACGGCACTCGCTGAATATTTTCGTGATGAAGGACTTCGCGTCGTCCTGATGATGGACTCATTGACGCGCTTTAGCCGCGCCATGCGCGAAATTGGCCTTGCCGCAGGAGAGCCGCCGACGCGGCGCGGCTTTCCGCCATCGGTTTTTGCGATGCTTCCTGGCCTGTTGGAGCGTGCCGGCATGGGCGAGCGCGGCTCAATCACGGCCTTCTATACTGTGCTTGTCGAAGGCGACGGCTCGGGTGATCCAATCGCCGAAGAATCACGAGGCATTCTTGATGGCCACGTTGTTCTCTCACGCCTTTTGGCTGCACGCGAGCATTTTCCAGCTATTGACGTATTGTCAAGCCGCAGCCGTGTGATGAATGCGGTCGTCTCTGTATCACATCGAAAGGCGGCTTCCTTCTTCCGGGATCTGCTCTCCCGCTACGCTGAGGCCGAGTTCTTGGTGAAGGTTGGCGAATATAAGCAAGGCAGTGATCCTCTGACAGACCGGGCAATCAATTCGATCGAGGAGTTGCGGAAATTCCTGCGTCAGGGCGGAGACGAGGCGTCAAGCTTTGAGGAGACGGTCACATGGATGTCACGTCTGACCGCGTGA
- the sctL gene encoding type III secretion system stator protein SctL gives MTADDPALPVAPQTRPLGPVIPAAEIGIWCDAVEARAAAERHLQRVRGWGRTAYKRERERGRADGFKSGAEEMSRLIAQATSALAQRKAILEQELPQLVMEIVSDLLGAFDPGEMLVRTVRHAIEQKYGSAEICLHVSPLKADALAREFATCDGQEGRPKVRVDPDPALTTEQCVLWSEFGNVDIGVAAQLRALRLGLGLPSKEDGP, from the coding sequence ATGACAGCTGATGACCCAGCGCTGCCGGTGGCCCCCCAGACACGGCCGCTCGGGCCTGTCATACCGGCTGCCGAGATCGGAATCTGGTGCGATGCCGTAGAAGCGCGAGCGGCTGCCGAGCGGCATCTGCAACGCGTTCGCGGCTGGGGACGGACAGCTTATAAGCGGGAGCGGGAGCGCGGCCGTGCGGATGGCTTCAAGAGTGGCGCCGAGGAAATGTCTCGGCTGATCGCGCAGGCGACTTCCGCACTTGCGCAGCGAAAAGCCATTCTGGAGCAGGAGTTGCCGCAGCTCGTCATGGAGATCGTGAGCGATCTGCTGGGCGCGTTTGATCCAGGCGAGATGTTGGTGAGGACCGTTCGTCACGCGATCGAGCAAAAATATGGTAGCGCGGAAATTTGCCTTCATGTCTCTCCTCTGAAAGCCGATGCGCTGGCGCGCGAGTTCGCTACGTGCGATGGACAGGAGGGCCGGCCGAAAGTGCGGGTTGATCCGGATCCGGCTCTAACGACAGAGCAGTGCGTGTTGTGGAGCGAATTTGGCAATGTGGATATTGGAGTTGCCGCGCAGCTCCGAGCTCTACGCCTTGGCCTGGGTTTGCCTTCAAAGGAAGACGGACCGTGA
- a CDS encoding nodulation protein NolU, whose translation MPIPLLSTGSDTWSESLSEGLRELAASAHMTRFAARLDGRLSASTLVRLQKSSRLQVRLAEMLLGNEMDSNGRNWRDDLLLGHDPNRAALLAGSIWHARSLLKLVSKQHLAILRDRIGAEAHAFAIRNLASAVAVTTAADPELLSQQIEHDGHACLGAWINEASALDRTRVLLRLPTGTAAENPAAEHRNAAGPVLSLVIAHLLRETPRHDS comes from the coding sequence ATGCCCATACCGCTGCTATCTACCGGTTCTGACACGTGGTCGGAATCGCTATCTGAGGGCCTGCGCGAGCTTGCTGCTTCTGCCCATATGACCCGATTTGCTGCACGCCTTGACGGCCGGTTGTCGGCTTCGACTTTGGTGCGGCTACAGAAGAGCTCGAGGCTGCAGGTAAGACTTGCTGAAATGCTGCTTGGTAATGAAATGGACTCCAACGGCCGTAACTGGAGAGACGATCTTCTGCTCGGCCATGATCCGAATAGGGCTGCTTTGCTTGCCGGCAGTATCTGGCATGCTCGCTCGCTCCTAAAGCTCGTCTCAAAGCAGCATCTTGCGATTCTGCGCGACCGTATCGGGGCAGAAGCGCACGCTTTCGCTATCCGGAACTTGGCGAGCGCGGTCGCAGTCACCACTGCCGCTGATCCGGAGCTACTTTCGCAACAGATTGAACACGATGGCCATGCCTGCCTAGGTGCTTGGATCAACGAAGCCTCGGCACTTGATCGCACGCGCGTGCTGTTACGCTTGCCCACGGGCACTGCTGCGGAGAATCCAGCGGCCGAACACCGCAATGCCGCGGGCCCAGTGCTTTCCTTGGTGATAGCCCATTTGTTGAGGGAGACGCCACGGCATGACAGCTGA